A single window of Candidatus Neomarinimicrobiota bacterium DNA harbors:
- a CDS encoding acyl-CoA dehydrogenase, producing the protein MDKLFFSDEHTMLVEMVRDFANNEITPIAADLDEKEIFPRNLVNQMAELGLMGIPIPEELGGGGMDTVAYAAAVMELARADASVAITMAAHTSLGTTPIVIAGNEEQRKKYVPALASGEMIGAFGLTEPGAGSDAGATKTTAVKKGNDYVINGGKIFITNAGEAGLINITSRIIENGEDLGIGAFIVPTDTPGFKLGPKEKKMGWRASDTRQLFFEDMVIPAENMLGTPGKGFKTFLKTLTGGRISVAALSVGTALGAYERALKYSTERKAFGKEIHEFQAVGNKLADMATEIEAAKLLTFHAAWMKDQGKNIIKEGAMAKLFASETAMKTTTEAIQILGGYGYVKEYDVERYFRDAKILEIGEGTSEIQRLIIAKNIVNSVKGF; encoded by the coding sequence ATGGACAAATTATTTTTTTCAGATGAACATACAATGTTGGTAGAAATGGTACGTGATTTCGCCAATAATGAAATCACCCCAATCGCTGCCGATTTGGATGAAAAAGAAATATTTCCACGAAACTTGGTCAATCAAATGGCTGAATTGGGCCTCATGGGAATTCCCATCCCGGAGGAATTGGGCGGTGGCGGAATGGACACGGTAGCCTATGCAGCCGCTGTGATGGAATTGGCAAGAGCCGACGCTTCTGTGGCCATTACAATGGCGGCCCATACATCCTTGGGCACAACACCAATCGTAATTGCGGGGAATGAGGAACAGAGAAAAAAATATGTCCCTGCTTTAGCCTCCGGAGAAATGATCGGAGCTTTTGGCCTTACAGAACCGGGAGCGGGGAGTGATGCAGGAGCCACCAAAACAACTGCTGTAAAAAAAGGTAATGATTATGTAATCAACGGTGGGAAGATATTTATTACCAATGCCGGTGAAGCTGGTCTCATCAACATTACTTCTCGAATAATTGAAAATGGAGAAGATTTAGGAATCGGCGCTTTTATTGTTCCAACCGATACGCCGGGATTTAAACTGGGCCCCAAAGAAAAGAAAATGGGATGGCGTGCCAGCGACACACGGCAATTATTTTTTGAAGATATGGTTATCCCTGCCGAAAATATGTTGGGAACACCGGGGAAAGGATTTAAAACATTCCTGAAAACGTTAACCGGAGGAAGGATTTCCGTAGCGGCCCTTTCTGTAGGGACTGCTTTGGGAGCATATGAGCGAGCCTTAAAATATTCCACTGAACGAAAAGCGTTTGGGAAAGAGATTCATGAATTCCAAGCTGTGGGGAATAAATTGGCTGATATGGCTACCGAGATCGAAGCGGCAAAATTGCTAACATTCCATGCGGCGTGGATGAAGGATCAAGGAAAAAATATTATTAAAGAAGGTGCTATGGCCAAACTGTTTGCCAGTGAAACTGCCATGAAAACAACAACGGAAGCGATCCAAATTCTTGGAGGATATGGCTATGTTAAAGAATATGATGTTGAGCGCTATTTCCGTGATGCGAAAATACTTGAAATTGGCGAAGGCACCAGTGAAATTCAACGCCTGATTATTGCAAAAAATATTGTTAATTCTGTCAAAGGATTTTAA